The genomic DNA CGGTGCACGCCACAATGTGCACGCCGGTCTTTTTGGACAGGGACTTGTAATAGTCCACATCGCGGCCGTTGCAGATGCCCGTGGCGTCCACGATGGTTCCGCCCCCGTACTCATGGAACTGCCGCAGCTTCGGCACCGTTTCGGCGTACCGCTCTTCCGGCGTCTTCCACCACTTTTCGTCCAGTTCGCTGCCGGGCATGCCGTAGCCGATATGTTCGTGCACGGCTACGATGCCGAGCTCTTCGGCCGGAATGGTACCCAATACAGTGTTTACTTTTGCCAACACCAACACCTCAGAAAATAGATAAGTTTTTGATTGTTCAGACGCCGGCCGCTGCCGGGGCAGGCACGGCGCCGCGCACGGAAAGCAGGGCGCGGGGGTTATCGACCAGGAATTGCCGGGTGACTTCCTCTCCGAGTCCCTGTGAGTGCAGGAACGGAACGAAGGTGGACAGGACGTAGCTGAACGGCAGGTCATAGCCGGGGTGGCCCTTGGCCACGCCCACGGAACCGCCGGAGAGCAGGATCTGTGCGGCGTACCCGGCGTTCACCAGCTCCTGAACCAGGCCGGCCCGCCGGCTGTCGTCCACATATGCGTCCTCCCCGTTCGTGCCCACCCGGTCAAGGACCACGTAGGCTCCGCGGCGGGCCACCTCCAAGGGTGCTCCTGCCTCCACGGCGTCACGGCGGTCCAGTCCGCCAACAAGCACCCTGTCCGCCGCCAGTCCCTCCTCGAGGACAACATCAAGGTCATGCAGTGCGTCGGCGCCGAAGCGGATGGATACCGGAATGCCTGCTGCCTGCGCGGTGCGGGCCGCGCCGCGGAACAGGCTCTCCTCCGTTGGCGTCATGCCGGCGCGGTCCGCAGCCGTTGCCACCAGGCCGGCAGCTGCCCGGCGTTCGAGGCGGGGGATCACCATGCCGTCGATGGCTTCCCTGGTGAAAAGGTCGGCAAACTTGTCGGCCGGCCACGGGGTAGGCGGGTTGGTCTGCGGGGTCAGGAAGTAGCCGCCCAGCATCTCTTCGGGCCCCATGCCCGTGGAGGCGACAATGTGCACGCCGGTGGAGCGGGAAAGGGCTTCATACAGGGGAAGGTCCCGGCCGTGGAACATGCCGGTGCTGTCCACGACGGTGCGTCCGCCGTGCCGGTGGAACTCGGTCAGCTTAGCTGCCAGGGTCTCGAAGATCTCTGCCCGGTCCATGGAGATGTCGGGGGCATACTCCGCACCGGGAAGCACTGAAAGGAGGGCCTCATGCACTGCCACTGGGCCCAGCTGATCGGCGGGAACAGGGCCCAGCACGGTATTGACGGTGGCGCTGCGGCTCTGCTGTCCGACGGCGCCCGGGGAAGTACTTGCGGCGTCGCCGCCGGCGAAGTGGCTCACTTGCCTCTCCTTTGAAGCTCGGGTGGGTGCGAGGCGCATATGGCGCTGCTCACACCCGTTGTTGATGTGTGGGTAGCATCACAGATTCCTTTACACCGTGTCAAGTAAGACATCAGAACGTCAGGTTTATATGTGATGCTTGACACACTGTAAACCTTCCGTCCAGACTGTTTGCAGTTGTCTTCGCAGCCCTTGCCCCTGTCCCTCGAAACAAAGGAGTTTCACCATGAGCAGCACAAAGGTGCCCATGAACGCACCCGCCGTTTCCGACGTTGACCTCTGGGACGACGCCGTCCTGGCCGATCCGTATCCCGTGTACGCCGAACTGCGTGAGCTCGCCCCGGCGGTGTACCTTCCGCGGAACGATGTGTATGTGCTGACCCGGTACGAAACCATCCGGGATGCGCTGGGTGATCCCGAAACCTTCTCCTCCACCTCCATCGGGTTCAACCCGATGGTCAACGAGGCACTGGCGGGCACCTCCCTGGCGTCGGACGCACCGCTGCATACCCAGCTGAGGGCCACGCTCTCCGCGAACCTGACGCCGCGGGCGCTGCGCGGGCTCAAGGTGGTCATTGAGGAGAAAGCAGACAAACTGGTTGCCGGGTTGGCAGCCGGCGGCGGTTTCGACGCCATTGATTCGCTGGCCCGTGCCTTTCCCCTGGAAATTGTGGCGGACCTGATCGGCTTCGACGGTGCGGTGAAGGAGAACATGCTGCGCTGGGGACAGGCGGCCATGCAGGTGATCGGACCGCTGAACCAGCGCACCCGGGAAAGCTTCCCGATTGCCGGGGAACTGTACGAGTGGTGCTCATCCGTCACTGCCGGGGATCTGCTTCCCGGCTCGATTGGGCGCGGGATCTTCGACGCCGAAGCCCGGGGCGAGATTCCGGCGGGCTACGCCGGAAACATCATCCACCAGTACCTCGGGGCCGGCGTGGACACCACCATCGCCTCGATTGGCAATGCGGTGGCGCTCTTTGGCCGGCATCCCGGGCAGCTGGACCTCATCCGGGAGGACCCCTCGCTGGTGCCGTCCGCCTTCGCCGAGGTGCTGCGGTACTGGGCACCCATCCATGTGTGGGGGCGCCGCGTCACCGCGGACGTGGAGATAGGCTCCGCGACCGTTCCGGCCGGGTCGCAGGTGGGCATCCTCTTCGGCGCGGG from Arthrobacter zhangbolii includes the following:
- a CDS encoding phosphotriesterase, which translates into the protein MSHFAGGDAASTSPGAVGQQSRSATVNTVLGPVPADQLGPVAVHEALLSVLPGAEYAPDISMDRAEIFETLAAKLTEFHRHGGRTVVDSTGMFHGRDLPLYEALSRSTGVHIVASTGMGPEEMLGGYFLTPQTNPPTPWPADKFADLFTREAIDGMVIPRLERRAAAGLVATAADRAGMTPTEESLFRGAARTAQAAGIPVSIRFGADALHDLDVVLEEGLAADRVLVGGLDRRDAVEAGAPLEVARRGAYVVLDRVGTNGEDAYVDDSRRAGLVQELVNAGYAAQILLSGGSVGVAKGHPGYDLPFSYVLSTFVPFLHSQGLGEEVTRQFLVDNPRALLSVRGAVPAPAAAGV
- a CDS encoding cytochrome P450; the protein is MSSTKVPMNAPAVSDVDLWDDAVLADPYPVYAELRELAPAVYLPRNDVYVLTRYETIRDALGDPETFSSTSIGFNPMVNEALAGTSLASDAPLHTQLRATLSANLTPRALRGLKVVIEEKADKLVAGLAAGGGFDAIDSLARAFPLEIVADLIGFDGAVKENMLRWGQAAMQVIGPLNQRTRESFPIAGELYEWCSSVTAGDLLPGSIGRGIFDAEARGEIPAGYAGNIIHQYLGAGVDTTIASIGNAVALFGRHPGQLDLIREDPSLVPSAFAEVLRYWAPIHVWGRRVTADVEIGSATVPAGSQVGILFGAGNRDPRQYADADLFDVTRNPVDHLSFGYGPHGCAGQGLAKLEGHAIVGALARHMKSWTAGEEIRVPGNITRSIDELQVTKVEAA